A genomic region of Pseudopipra pipra isolate bDixPip1 chromosome W, bDixPip1.hap1, whole genome shotgun sequence contains the following coding sequences:
- the LOC135405976 gene encoding C-type lectin domain family 2 member D-like: protein MGKGTQRSNSSSQEEPLNTCSDPEEQSKCGSYRTESDWRTSPKVRVLLAQSVFLGILSLSLVVALTVLSVRPPFPKPEFSHVCPDTWPGFQGKCYHFSEAEGNWTTGWTRCEALGASLATISTREELAFLLRYKGEANHWIGLGMRDNGWEWINGTALNGRWVPVSVLEPRGGLLRTTGKYHTITVLIMTNPTLLL from the exons ATGGGGAAAGGAACCCAAAGGTCAAATTCTTCAAGCCAAGAGGAACCACTGAACACCTGCAGTGATCCAGAGGAACAGTCCAAATGTG ggTCCTACAGAACCGAGTCAGACTGGAGAACATCCCCCAAGGTGCGTGTTCTCCTGGCTCAGAGTGTGTTCCTGGGGATCCTCAGCTTGAGCCTGGTCGTGGCACTGACTG ttctcAGTGTGAGACCCCCTTTCCCCAAGCCGGAATTCTCCCACGTGTGCCCAGACACCTGGCCtggtttccaaggaaaatgttaTCATTTTTCTGAGGCTGAGGGCAACTGGACCACGGGCTGGACAAGGTGTGAGGCCCTGGGAGCTTCACTGGCCACCATAAGCACGAGGGAGGAACTG GCCTTCCTTCTGCGCTATAAAGGCGAAGCAAACCACTGGATCGGGCTGGGAATGAGGGATAACGGCTGGGAGTGGATCAATGGCACGGCCTTGAACGGCAGGTGGGTCCCTGTGTCCGTGCTGGAGCCCCGGGGTGGGCtgttgcggacgacgggaaagtatcacacgatcacagtattgatcatgactaatccaactttattgctgtaa
- the MGAT1 gene encoding LOW QUALITY PROTEIN: alpha-1,3-mannosyl-glycoprotein 2-beta-N-acetylglucosaminyltransferase (The sequence of the model RefSeq protein was modified relative to this genomic sequence to represent the inferred CDS: inserted 2 bases in 1 codon; deleted 2 bases in 1 codon; substituted 2 bases at 2 genomic stop codons), translated as MPKKSSWVLWGAALFLAWNGLLPLFLWSRPPSPPGGSEGSSSLPLELIRLAQDAEAKLERQKELLHXIHRLNGLWELWRRQKAPTTPLPQVSVGPSLEDAAPPVLPVLVLACDCSTVRCCLDKLLRYRPSARRHPVIVSQDCGHAETARVIASYGDAVAHIRQPDLSDILVPPEHXKFQGYCRIARHYRWALGRVFCVFCYRAAIVVEDDLEVAPDFFEYLEAALPLLRDDHTLWCVSAWNNGREQMVDVSQAKLLYRTDFFPGLGWLLLAELWDELEPKWPRAFXDDWMRQPEQRQGHSCVRPEVSRTMTFGRKGVSHGQFFDQYLKFIKLNDRLVPFTRLDLSYLKKDEYERSFLPRVYSAPEVRVEELQDNRRRDFGAVRLQYSGRDTFKAFAKALGLMDNLKSGVPRAGYRSIVSFVYRGRRIYVAPPRDWTGYDPTWS; from the exons ATGCCGAAGAAGAGCAGTTGGGTACTCTGGGGAGCGGCGCTTTTCCTCGCCTGGAACGGCCTCCTGCCGCTCTTCCTGTGGAGCCGCCCCCCGTCCCCTCCCGGGGGCTCCGAGGgctcctcttccctgcccttggAGCTCATCCGGCTGGCCCAGGATGCCGAGGCCAAGCTGGAGCGGCAGAAGGAACTGCTGCACTAAATCCACCGGCTCAACGggctctgggagctgtggcGGCGCCAGAAGGCACCGacaacccccctcccccaggtTTCTGTGGGACCGAGCTTGGAGGATGCGGCGCCGCCAGTGCTGCCGGTGCTGGTGCTGGCATGCGACTGCAGCACGGTGCGGTGCTGCCTGGACAAGCTGCTGCGCTACCGGCCCTCAGCGCGGCGGCACCCGGTGATCGTGAGCCAGGACTGCGGGCACGCCGAGACGGCGCGGGTCATCGCCTCCTACGGCGACGCCGTGGCCCACATCCGGCAGCCCGACCTCAGCGACATCCTGGTGCCCCCCGAGCA CAAGTTCCAGGGCTACTGCCGCATCGCCCGCCACTACCGCTGGGCCCTGGGCCGGGTGTTCTGCGTCTTCTGCTACCGTGCCGCCATCGTGGTGGAGGACGACCTGGAGGTGGCCCCGGACTTCTTCGAGTACTTGGAGGCGGCGCTGCCGCTGCTGCGTGACGACCACACGCTCTGGTGCGTCTCGGCCTGGAACAACGGCCGCGAGCAGATGGTGGACGTGTCGCAGGCCAAGCTGCTCTACCGCACCGACTTCTTccccgggctgggctggctcctgCTGGCCGAGCTCTGGGACGAGCTGGAGCCCAAGTGGCCGCGGGCATTCTGAGATGACTGGAtgaggcagccagagcagcgTCAGGGCCACTCGTGCGTCCGGCCCGAGGTGTCCCGCACCATGACCTTCGGCAGGAAGGGCGTGAGCCACGGCCAGTTCTTTGACCAGTACCTGAAGTTCATCAAACTCAACGACCGTTTAGTGCCTTTCACCCGGCTGGACCTCTCTTACCTCAAGAAGGATGAGTACGAGCGCTCCTTCCTGCCCAGGGTCTACTCCGCGCCCGAGGTGAGGGTGGAGGAGCTCCAGGACAACAGGAGAAGGGATTTCGGGGCCGTCAGGCTCCAGTACAGCGGCCGAGACACCTTCAAAGCCTTCGCCAAAGCTTTGGGGCTCATGGACAACCTCAAATCCGGCGTCCCCCGCGCCGGCTACCGCAGCATTGTCAGCTTCGTGTACCGGGGCCGCCGCATTTACGTGGCA CCCCCCCGGGACTGGACGGGCTACGACCCCACCTGGAGTTAG